A window of the Pseudomonas fluorescens genome harbors these coding sequences:
- the gcvT gene encoding glycine cleavage system aminomethyltransferase GcvT, with the protein MGQRTPLYDLHLALGAKMVDFGGWDMPLHYGSQVEEHHEVRRDCGVFDVSHMTVIDVSGPQAKAWLQHLLANDVERLHSPGRALYSTMLNERGGIVDDMIVYRLEDGYRLVVNASTRDQDLAWMQAQLGSFDVQMHERSELAMLAIQGPHARHKIAELVTQSRANLIQMLKPFEGHVDGDWFIARTGYTGEDGLEIALPADQAPGFFNDLVGAGISPIGLGARDTLRVEAGMNLYGQDIHQDVSPLASNMAWSIAWEPTTRRFIGRDALEAEKTAGVQHKLVGLVLEERGVLRAHQVVRIADVGEGEITSGSFSPTLSKSIALARVPMATADRAEVEIRGKWYPVRVVKPTFVRHGKTLI; encoded by the coding sequence ATGGGACAGCGTACGCCTCTGTATGACCTGCATCTCGCCCTCGGCGCGAAGATGGTCGATTTTGGCGGTTGGGACATGCCCCTGCATTACGGCTCGCAGGTCGAGGAGCACCACGAGGTGCGCCGCGATTGCGGGGTGTTCGATGTTTCCCACATGACCGTGATCGATGTCAGCGGCCCCCAGGCCAAGGCCTGGCTCCAGCATTTGCTGGCCAATGACGTCGAACGCCTGCACAGCCCCGGCCGTGCGTTGTACAGCACCATGCTCAACGAGCGCGGCGGTATCGTCGATGACATGATCGTCTATCGCCTCGAAGACGGTTATCGTCTGGTGGTCAACGCCTCCACCCGCGATCAGGACCTGGCCTGGATGCAGGCACAGCTGGGCAGCTTCGATGTGCAAATGCACGAACGCTCCGAGCTGGCGATGCTCGCCATTCAAGGCCCCCATGCCCGGCACAAGATTGCCGAGCTGGTGACCCAGTCCCGCGCCAACCTGATCCAGATGCTCAAGCCTTTCGAAGGTCACGTCGACGGCGACTGGTTCATCGCGCGCACCGGCTACACCGGTGAGGACGGTCTGGAAATCGCCCTGCCGGCCGATCAGGCCCCCGGATTTTTCAACGATCTGGTGGGCGCCGGCATTTCCCCCATCGGCCTCGGCGCCCGCGACACGCTGCGGGTTGAGGCCGGCATGAACCTTTACGGTCAGGACATCCACCAGGACGTTTCGCCTCTGGCCTCGAACATGGCCTGGAGCATCGCCTGGGAGCCGACCACGCGCCGGTTCATCGGTCGCGACGCGCTGGAGGCGGAAAAAACCGCTGGTGTGCAGCACAAACTGGTCGGCCTGGTACTTGAGGAACGCGGAGTTTTGCGGGCCCATCAGGTGGTTCGTATCGCTGATGTTGGCGAAGGGGAGATCACCAGTGGTAGTTTCTCTCCTACGCTTAGCAAGTCGATTGCCCTGGCACGTGTACCGATGGCGACTGCCGACCGCGCCGAAGTGGAAATCCGTGGCAAGTGGTATCCGGTACGAGTGGTCAAACCGACCTTCGTCCGTCACGGCAAAACCTTGATCTAA
- a CDS encoding ABC transporter permease: protein MAHPAQRRWYPIVFAIAALVLLPLSVLLLSWQTIDHQIWSHLWETQMPRLLGNTLTLVLGVGVGVTLIGVSLAWLTSLCEFPGRRWLDWALMLPFAIPAYVLAFVFVGLLDFAGPVQTLLREWFGTGLRLPRVRSTGGVILVLVLVFYPYVYLLARTAFLAQGKGLMEAARVLGQSPWQAFWRVALPMARPAIGAGVALALMETLADFGAVSVFNFDTFTTAIYKTWYGFFSLPSAAQLASLLLLVVMLVLYGERRARGANRASNERPRVKALYHLRGPKAWAASGWCGLVFACAFVIPVLQLVVWFWQRGRFDLDERYAGLILHTLYLGGMAALITVSVAMLLAFARRLAPTRTINSAVGLANLGYALPGSVLAVSIMLAFSYLDRELVIPLSGWLGGAGKPLLLGSLAALLLAYLVRFVAVAYGPLESSLARIRPSLPEAARSLGVSGPRLFFKVYLPLLLPGTLSAALLVFVDVLKEMPATLLMRPFGWDTLAVRVFEMTSEGEWARASLPALTLVLVGLLPVIGLIRRSAHRNT, encoded by the coding sequence GTGGCCCACCCCGCCCAACGCCGCTGGTACCCCATCGTCTTCGCCATCGCCGCGTTGGTGCTGCTCCCCCTCAGCGTCCTCCTGCTCTCATGGCAAACCATCGATCACCAGATCTGGTCGCACCTGTGGGAAACCCAGATGCCACGCCTGCTGGGCAACACCCTGACGCTGGTCCTCGGCGTAGGTGTCGGCGTGACACTGATCGGCGTGAGCCTCGCCTGGCTCACCAGCCTCTGCGAATTCCCCGGGCGACGCTGGCTCGACTGGGCGTTGATGCTGCCGTTCGCCATCCCGGCCTACGTGCTGGCGTTCGTCTTCGTCGGCCTGCTGGATTTCGCAGGCCCCGTGCAAACCCTGCTGCGCGAATGGTTCGGCACCGGCCTGCGACTGCCGCGAGTGCGCTCCACCGGTGGCGTGATTCTGGTGCTGGTGCTGGTGTTTTATCCCTACGTCTACCTGCTGGCGCGCACTGCGTTTCTTGCGCAGGGCAAAGGATTGATGGAAGCCGCACGAGTGCTCGGCCAGTCACCCTGGCAGGCATTCTGGCGTGTGGCATTGCCGATGGCGCGGCCGGCCATCGGTGCTGGCGTGGCGCTGGCACTGATGGAAACCCTGGCGGATTTCGGTGCGGTGTCGGTGTTCAACTTCGACACCTTCACCACCGCGATCTACAAGACCTGGTATGGCTTCTTCAGCCTGCCAAGCGCCGCGCAACTGGCCAGCCTGTTGTTGCTGGTGGTGATGCTGGTGCTGTACGGCGAGCGCCGTGCCCGTGGCGCCAATCGGGCAAGCAACGAGAGACCACGGGTCAAGGCGCTGTATCACTTGCGCGGGCCAAAGGCCTGGGCGGCGAGCGGCTGGTGCGGTCTGGTGTTCGCCTGCGCGTTTGTCATTCCGGTGCTGCAACTGGTGGTGTGGTTCTGGCAGCGCGGGCGATTCGATCTGGATGAGCGCTACGCCGGGCTGATTCTGCACACCCTGTATCTGGGCGGCATGGCAGCGCTGATCACGGTCAGCGTGGCGATGTTGCTGGCGTTCGCCCGGCGTCTGGCGCCGACCCGGACGATCAACTCCGCAGTCGGTCTGGCCAATCTCGGCTATGCGTTGCCGGGCTCGGTGCTGGCGGTGTCGATCATGCTGGCGTTCAGTTATCTGGATCGGGAGCTGGTGATTCCGCTGTCCGGCTGGCTCGGCGGTGCGGGCAAACCGTTGCTGCTGGGCAGTCTGGCCGCGTTGCTGCTGGCGTATCTGGTGCGGTTCGTGGCGGTGGCTTACGGGCCACTGGAAAGCAGTCTGGCGCGTATACGGCCCTCTTTACCTGAAGCGGCACGTAGCCTGGGTGTCAGTGGGCCGCGACTGTTTTTCAAAGTGTATCTGCCGTTGTTGCTGCCCGGTACGCTCAGCGCGGCGTTGCTGGTGTTCGTCGATGTGCTCAAGGAAATGCCCGCGACCCTGCTGATGCGCCCGTTTGGCTGGGACACGCTGGCGGTGCGGGTCTTTGAAATGACCAGCGAAGGCGAATGGGCGAGGGCATCGCTGCCGGCATTGACGCTGGTGTTGGTCGGTCTGTTACCGGTCATCGGTTTGATCCGACGCTCGGCGCACAGAAACACTTAG
- a CDS encoding extracellular solute-binding protein produces the protein MLASKRVLTALALTLIGSTAAQAADEVVVYSSRIDELIKPVFDAYTAKTGVKIKFITDKEAPLMQRIKAEGENATADLLLTVDAGNLWQAEQMGILQPFTSKTIDANIPLQYRSSTHAWTGLSLRARTIAYSTERVKPGELTTYEALADKNWEGRLCLRTAKKVYNQSLTATMIEVHGAEKTEKILKGWVNNLSTDVFSDDVAVLEAINAGQCDVGIVNTYYYGRLHKQKPELPVKLFWPNQADRGVHVNLSGIGLTKHAPHPEAAKALVEWMTTPEAQKIFADVNQEFPANPAVKPSEEVAAWGEFVADTLPVEVAGKRQAEAIRMMDRAGWN, from the coding sequence ATGTTGGCATCCAAGCGTGTTCTGACCGCACTGGCCCTGACCCTGATCGGCAGCACTGCCGCCCAGGCCGCCGACGAGGTGGTGGTCTACTCCTCGCGTATCGATGAGCTGATCAAGCCGGTGTTCGATGCCTACACCGCCAAGACCGGGGTGAAGATCAAGTTCATCACCGACAAGGAAGCGCCGCTGATGCAGCGGATCAAGGCCGAGGGCGAGAACGCCACCGCCGACCTGCTGCTGACCGTCGATGCCGGCAACCTCTGGCAGGCCGAGCAGATGGGCATTCTCCAGCCGTTCACCTCGAAAACCATCGACGCCAACATTCCCCTGCAATATCGCTCGTCCACCCACGCCTGGACCGGCCTGAGCCTGCGCGCGCGAACCATCGCCTATTCCACCGAGCGCGTGAAACCAGGCGAACTGACCACCTACGAAGCATTGGCCGACAAAAACTGGGAAGGCCGCCTGTGCCTGCGCACGGCGAAGAAGGTCTACAACCAGTCGCTGACCGCCACCATGATCGAAGTCCACGGCGCCGAGAAGACCGAGAAAATCCTCAAGGGCTGGGTCAACAACCTGTCCACCGACGTGTTCTCCGATGACGTCGCGGTGCTGGAGGCGATCAACGCCGGCCAGTGCGACGTCGGCATCGTCAACACTTACTACTATGGCCGCCTGCACAAACAGAAGCCGGAACTGCCGGTGAAACTGTTCTGGCCGAACCAGGCGGATCGCGGGGTGCACGTCAACTTGTCGGGCATCGGTTTGACCAAGCATGCACCGCATCCGGAGGCGGCCAAGGCGCTGGTCGAATGGATGACCACGCCTGAAGCGCAGAAGATCTTTGCCGATGTGAACCAGGAATTCCCGGCGAATCCGGCGGTGAAGCCTTCGGAAGAAGTGGCGGCCTGGGGGGAGTTCGTGGCGGATACGCTGCCGGTTGAAGTGGCGGGCAAGCGTCAGGCTGAAGCGATCCGGATGATGGATCGGGCGGGTTGGAACTGA
- a CDS encoding 2-octaprenyl-3-methyl-6-methoxy-1,4-benzoquinol hydroxylase, giving the protein MRADVLIVGAGMVGSALALALQGSGLEVLLLDGSPLSVKPFDGDAPFEPRVSALSAASQRILDRLGVWDGIVNRRSSPYTDMHVWDGSGTGQIHFSASSVHADVLGHIVENRVVQDALLDRLHDCDMGLLSNARLEQMRRSGDDWLLTLADGRTLRAPLVIAADGANSAVRRLTGVATREWDYLHHAIVTSVRSSKPHRMTAWQRFTDHGPLAFLPLERDGQQDWCSIVWSTTPSEAERLMALDEADFCRELERAFEGCLGDVISADPRLCVPLRQRHAKRYVAEGLALIGDAAHTIHPLAGQGVNLGFLDAAVLAEVLLQANERGERLADVRVLSRYERRRMPHNLALMAAMEGFERLFQADPLPLRWLRNTGLKIVEQMPEAKALFVREALGLTGDLPALAKA; this is encoded by the coding sequence ATGCGCGCGGATGTGCTGATTGTCGGAGCCGGAATGGTCGGCAGCGCCCTGGCGCTGGCGTTGCAGGGCAGCGGGCTGGAAGTCCTGCTGCTCGACGGCAGCCCGCTGAGCGTCAAACCCTTCGATGGCGACGCGCCGTTCGAGCCGCGAGTCAGTGCGCTGTCGGCGGCCAGTCAGCGGATCCTCGATCGCCTCGGCGTGTGGGACGGTATCGTCAATCGACGCAGCAGCCCTTACACCGACATGCACGTCTGGGACGGCAGCGGCACCGGGCAGATTCACTTCTCGGCCAGCAGCGTACACGCCGATGTGCTTGGCCACATTGTCGAAAACCGCGTGGTTCAGGATGCCTTGCTCGACCGTCTGCATGATTGCGATATGGGCCTGCTGTCCAACGCGCGGCTGGAGCAGATGCGCCGTTCCGGTGACGACTGGCTGCTGACCCTGGCCGATGGCCGCACCTTGCGCGCGCCGCTGGTGATCGCGGCGGATGGTGCCAATTCCGCCGTGCGCCGTCTGACCGGTGTCGCTACTCGCGAGTGGGATTACCTGCATCACGCCATCGTCACCAGCGTGCGCAGCAGCAAACCGCACCGCATGACCGCGTGGCAGCGTTTCACCGATCACGGGCCGCTGGCGTTTCTGCCGTTGGAGCGTGACGGTCAGCAGGACTGGTGCTCGATCGTCTGGTCGACCACACCGAGCGAAGCCGAACGGCTGATGGCGCTGGATGAAGCGGACTTCTGCCGTGAGCTGGAGCGCGCTTTCGAAGGTTGCCTCGGCGACGTCATCAGTGCCGACCCGCGTCTGTGCGTGCCGCTGCGCCAGCGTCACGCCAAGCGCTACGTGGCCGAGGGCCTGGCGTTGATCGGCGATGCCGCGCACACCATTCACCCGCTGGCGGGGCAGGGCGTGAACCTTGGTTTCCTGGACGCCGCTGTGCTGGCCGAAGTGCTGTTGCAAGCCAACGAACGCGGCGAACGCTTGGCGGACGTGAGAGTCCTGAGTCGCTACGAGCGCCGGCGCATGCCGCACAATCTGGCGCTGATGGCCGCGATGGAAGGTTTCGAGCGGTTGTTCCAGGCCGATCCGCTTCCGCTGCGCTGGCTGCGCAACACCGGCCTGAAAATCGTCGAGCAGATGCCCGAGGCCAAAGCGTTGTTCGTGCGCGAAGCATTGGGTCTGACCGGGGACTTGCCGGCCCTCGCCAAGGCCTGA
- a CDS encoding DUF4442 domain-containing protein → MREWLIKQFGKARLMRWVMTFYPPYFGAGVRVQHISDDFRDIRVSMGLGWYNRNYVGTQFGGSLYSMVDPFFMLMLMENLGSKYIVWDKAADIDFISPGKGPVFARFNIDDTLLDEIRRQTASGEKYLPQLQVDIHDGAGNLVARVGKTLYVRLKPPARQA, encoded by the coding sequence ATGCGTGAGTGGCTGATCAAACAATTTGGCAAGGCGCGGCTGATGCGCTGGGTCATGACGTTCTACCCGCCGTACTTCGGCGCCGGTGTCCGGGTGCAGCACATCAGCGATGACTTTCGTGACATCCGGGTCTCGATGGGACTGGGCTGGTACAACCGCAATTACGTCGGCACCCAGTTCGGCGGCAGTCTGTATTCGATGGTCGATCCGTTCTTCATGTTGATGCTCATGGAAAACCTCGGCTCGAAGTACATCGTCTGGGACAAGGCCGCCGACATTGATTTCATCTCGCCGGGCAAAGGCCCGGTGTTCGCCCGGTTCAACATCGACGACACCCTGCTCGACGAGATCCGTCGGCAGACCGCCAGCGGCGAGAAATACCTGCCGCAGTTGCAGGTCGACATTCATGACGGCGCCGGCAATCTGGTGGCGCGGGTCGGTAAAACCCTTTACGTGCGGCTCAAGCCGCCAGCGAGACAGGCTTAA
- the ubiH gene encoding 2-octaprenyl-6-methoxyphenyl hydroxylase encodes MSRVNLAIIGGGLVGASLALALQAGAKARGWKIVLIEPFAPGDSWQPSYDARSSALSFGSRQIYQRLGVWQEISRRAEPIKQIHVSDRGRFSTARLSAMEEGVPALGYVVENAWLGQCLWQHLDKDVISWRCPAEVTRMEPLPDGYRLTLNDETTIECDLAVLADGGRSGLREQLGINVRKRPYNQSALIANITPSEAHNGMAFERFTDEGPMALLPLPENRCALVWTRLGMDAQRLADLSERDFLSELQGVFGYRLGTLKQVGARHLYPLSLVEAEEQVRSHLAVLGNAAHSLHPIAGQGFNLSLRDADALAAALLASDKPLGDFATLQAYRERQRLDQDLTVGFSDQVTRLFGSTKPLVSLGRNIGLLGLDLLPPAKRWFARQAMGLGTRPDA; translated from the coding sequence ATGAGTCGGGTCAATCTGGCAATCATCGGCGGCGGTCTGGTCGGCGCCAGTCTGGCGTTGGCCTTGCAGGCCGGGGCCAAGGCTCGTGGCTGGAAGATCGTGCTGATCGAACCGTTCGCCCCCGGCGACAGCTGGCAGCCGAGCTACGACGCACGTTCGTCGGCGCTGTCCTTTGGCTCGCGACAGATTTATCAACGGCTGGGCGTATGGCAGGAAATCTCCCGCCGCGCCGAGCCGATCAAGCAGATTCACGTGTCCGACCGAGGACGTTTTTCCACCGCCCGACTGTCGGCGATGGAAGAGGGTGTCCCGGCGCTGGGTTACGTGGTGGAAAACGCCTGGCTCGGCCAGTGCTTGTGGCAGCACCTCGACAAAGACGTGATCAGCTGGCGCTGCCCGGCAGAAGTCACCCGCATGGAACCGTTGCCGGACGGCTATCGCCTGACCCTCAACGATGAAACCACGATTGAATGCGATCTGGCGGTGCTCGCCGATGGCGGCCGTTCCGGTCTGCGCGAGCAACTGGGCATCAACGTGCGCAAGCGCCCGTACAACCAGAGCGCGCTGATCGCCAACATCACTCCGAGCGAAGCACACAACGGAATGGCCTTCGAGCGCTTCACCGATGAAGGCCCGATGGCGTTGCTGCCGCTGCCGGAAAACCGCTGCGCGCTGGTCTGGACCCGTCTGGGTATGGACGCGCAACGGCTGGCGGACCTGAGCGAGCGTGATTTCCTCAGCGAGCTGCAAGGCGTGTTCGGCTACCGCCTCGGCACCCTGAAACAGGTTGGCGCGCGGCATCTGTACCCGCTGTCGCTGGTGGAAGCCGAAGAGCAGGTGCGCTCGCATCTGGCCGTGCTCGGCAACGCCGCCCACAGCCTGCATCCGATTGCCGGGCAGGGTTTCAACCTGTCCTTGCGCGATGCCGATGCGTTGGCCGCCGCGTTGCTGGCCAGCGACAAACCGCTGGGGGATTTCGCCACGCTGCAGGCCTATCGCGAGCGTCAGCGTCTCGATCAGGACCTCACCGTGGGTTTCTCCGATCAGGTGACGCGTCTGTTCGGCAGCACTAAGCCGCTGGTGTCGCTGGGGCGCAACATCGGCCTGCTCGGCCTCGATCTGCTGCCGCCGGCCAAACGCTGGTTCGCCCGTCAGGCCATGGGGCTGGGGACGCGGCCGGATGCGTGA
- the pepP gene encoding Xaa-Pro aminopeptidase → MIHIPKAEYARRRKALMAQMEPNSIAILPAAAVAIRNRDVEHVYRQDSDFQYLSGFPEPQAVIVLMPGREHGEYVLFCRERNAERELWDGLRAGQEGAIRDFGADDAFPITDIDDILPGLIEGRDRVYSAMGSNPEFDRHLMDWINVIRSKAHLGAQPPNEFVALDHLLHDMRLYKSAAEVKVMREAARISAQAHIRAMQASRAGLYEYSLEAELDYEFRKGGAKMPAYGSIVAAGRNSCILHYQQNDALLKDGDLVLIDAGCEIDCYASDITRTWPVNGKFSAEQKAIYELVLASQEAAFAEIAPNKHWNQAHEATVRIITTGLVKLGLLQGEVDELISSEAYKAFYMHRAGHWLGMDVHDVGEYKVGGEWRVLEVGMALTVEPGIYIAPDNQNVAKKWRGIGVRIEDDVVVTKSGCEILTGGVPKTVAEIEALMAQARTCAA, encoded by the coding sequence ATGATCCATATCCCGAAAGCGGAATACGCCCGGCGCCGCAAGGCGCTGATGGCGCAGATGGAACCCAACAGCATCGCGATCCTGCCTGCCGCCGCGGTCGCCATTCGCAACCGCGACGTCGAGCATGTCTATCGCCAGGACAGCGACTTCCAGTACCTCAGCGGTTTCCCCGAGCCGCAAGCGGTCATCGTCCTGATGCCCGGTCGCGAACACGGCGAGTACGTGCTGTTCTGTCGTGAACGCAATGCCGAGCGCGAACTCTGGGACGGCCTGCGCGCCGGCCAGGAAGGCGCGATTCGCGACTTTGGCGCTGACGACGCCTTCCCCATCACCGACATCGACGACATCCTGCCGGGCCTGATCGAAGGCCGCGACCGGGTGTATTCGGCCATGGGCAGCAACCCGGAATTCGATCGCCACCTGATGGACTGGATCAACGTGATCCGCTCCAAGGCGCACCTCGGCGCCCAGCCGCCGAACGAATTCGTTGCCCTGGATCACCTGCTGCACGACATGCGCCTGTATAAATCGGCGGCAGAAGTGAAGGTGATGCGCGAAGCGGCGCGGATTTCCGCCCAGGCTCACATCCGGGCAATGCAGGCCAGCCGCGCCGGGCTGTACGAGTACAGCCTCGAAGCCGAGCTCGATTACGAGTTCCGCAAGGGCGGGGCGAAGATGCCGGCCTACGGCTCGATCGTCGCTGCCGGGCGCAACAGCTGCATCCTGCATTACCAGCAGAATGACGCGTTGCTCAAGGACGGTGACCTGGTCCTGATCGACGCCGGTTGCGAAATCGACTGCTACGCCAGCGACATCACCCGTACCTGGCCGGTCAACGGCAAGTTTTCCGCCGAGCAGAAAGCGATCTACGAACTGGTGCTGGCTTCGCAGGAAGCGGCATTCGCCGAAATCGCCCCGAACAAACACTGGAACCAGGCGCACGAAGCCACGGTTCGGATCATCACCACCGGGCTGGTGAAGCTGGGGCTGTTGCAGGGCGAAGTCGACGAGTTGATCTCTTCCGAGGCCTACAAGGCGTTTTACATGCACCGCGCCGGCCACTGGCTGGGGATGGATGTGCATGATGTCGGCGAATACAAGGTCGGCGGCGAATGGCGGGTGCTGGAAGTCGGCATGGCGCTGACCGTGGAGCCGGGCATCTACATCGCCCCGGACAATCAGAACGTAGCGAAGAAATGGCGCGGCATTGGCGTGCGCATCGAGGACGACGTGGTAGTGACCAAGAGCGGTTGTGAAATCCTGACCGGCGGCGTGCCGAAAACCGTCGCCGAGATCGAAGCCCTGATGGCGCAAGCACGGACCTGCGCGGCATGA
- a CDS encoding YecA family protein, whose amino-acid sequence MPIQNSPYQGFATLLNSSGHSVSPAELHGLLLGRSCAGAGFNAEEWLIDAAELLESEPQDNVRNALIGLQEMVKSELTGDDITVVLLLPNDDAPLTERAAALGEWCQGFLTGFGLNCRDSSMLSTEATEVLQDLAAISQVQDALEESEDGESDYMEVMEYLRVAPLLLFSETKKADVPPAAKPSLH is encoded by the coding sequence ATGCCCATTCAGAATTCTCCGTACCAAGGCTTTGCCACCCTGCTCAATTCCAGCGGTCATTCCGTTTCGCCTGCCGAACTGCACGGCCTGTTGCTGGGTCGCAGTTGCGCCGGCGCCGGCTTCAATGCCGAAGAATGGCTGATCGATGCTGCCGAGCTGCTCGAAAGCGAGCCGCAGGACAACGTCCGCAACGCGCTGATCGGTCTGCAGGAGATGGTCAAGAGCGAACTCACCGGCGACGATATCACCGTGGTTCTGCTGCTGCCGAACGATGACGCACCGCTGACCGAGCGCGCCGCCGCGCTGGGCGAGTGGTGCCAGGGCTTCCTCACCGGTTTCGGCCTGAACTGCCGCGACAGCAGCATGCTGAGCACCGAAGCTACGGAAGTGTTGCAGGATTTGGCAGCGATCTCCCAGGTGCAAGACGCACTGGAAGAATCCGAAGACGGCGAAAGCGACTATATGGAAGTCATGGAGTACCTGCGTGTAGCGCCGCTGCTGCTGTTCTCCGAAACCAAAAAGGCCGACGTGCCGCCAGCGGCCAAGCCGTCGCTGCACTGA
- a CDS encoding TIGR02449 family protein — protein MEDTDLQALMARLELLITRVEQLKSQNALLLAQEKTWREERAHLIEKNEIARRKVESMISRLKALEQDS, from the coding sequence ATGGAAGACACCGACCTGCAAGCGCTGATGGCCAGACTCGAACTGCTGATTACCCGAGTCGAGCAACTAAAGAGTCAAAATGCACTCTTACTTGCTCAGGAAAAGACCTGGCGCGAGGAACGCGCGCACCTCATTGAAAAAAACGAAATCGCCCGGCGTAAGGTCGAATCGATGATTTCGCGCCTCAAGGCCCTGGAGCAAGACTCATGA
- a CDS encoding cell division protein ZapA: MSSSNSVTVQILDKEYSIICPQEERSNLISAARYLDGKMREIRSSGKVIGADRIAVMAALNITHDLLHKEERPDIQASGSTREQVRDLLDRVDLVLADDPDISKG, encoded by the coding sequence ATGAGTTCAAGCAATAGCGTTACCGTGCAGATCCTCGACAAAGAGTATTCGATCATCTGTCCCCAGGAAGAGCGCAGCAATCTGATCAGCGCCGCCCGCTACCTGGACGGCAAGATGCGCGAGATCCGCAGCAGCGGCAAAGTCATCGGCGCCGACCGCATCGCCGTGATGGCCGCGTTGAACATCACCCACGATCTCTTGCACAAAGAAGAGCGTCCGGACATCCAGGCCAGCGGCTCGACCCGTGAACAGGTGCGTGACTTGCTCGATCGTGTCGATCTGGTGCTGGCCGACGATCCGGACATCAGCAAGGGCTGA
- a CDS encoding 5-formyltetrahydrofolate cyclo-ligase has translation MTEPALLPRPQLRRLLRKARRSLTRSEQRQAAEGLYKQLAQDPHFRRAKHISLYLPTDGEIDPRLLLRAAQRRGKKTYLPVLSAWPRTKMVFQQIRPGEKLKPNRFRILEPRANLARQRKVWALDLVLLPLVGFDDVGGRLGMGGGFYDRSLAYLARRQNWRKPTLLGLAHECQKVERLAQASWDVPLQGTVTDKAWYFAG, from the coding sequence ATGACCGAACCCGCGTTGCTGCCCCGCCCCCAACTGCGCCGCCTGCTGCGCAAGGCCCGCCGCTCGCTGACGCGAAGCGAGCAACGCCAGGCCGCCGAAGGCCTGTACAAGCAACTGGCACAAGACCCGCACTTTCGCCGGGCCAAACACATTTCCCTGTACCTGCCCACCGACGGTGAAATCGACCCGCGCCTGTTGCTGCGCGCCGCCCAGCGTCGGGGCAAGAAAACCTACCTGCCGGTACTCAGTGCCTGGCCACGGACCAAAATGGTCTTCCAGCAGATCCGCCCCGGCGAAAAACTCAAACCCAACCGTTTCCGCATCCTTGAGCCTCGCGCCAATCTGGCCCGTCAGCGCAAGGTCTGGGCACTGGATCTGGTGTTGTTGCCACTGGTGGGATTCGACGATGTCGGCGGACGCCTGGGCATGGGCGGCGGATTCTACGACCGCAGCCTGGCGTATCTGGCTCGACGCCAGAACTGGCGCAAGCCGACGCTGTTGGGCCTGGCCCATGAATGTCAGAAGGTCGAACGTCTCGCGCAAGCGAGCTGGGATGTACCGTTGCAGGGAACGGTGACCGACAAGGCGTGGTATTTCGCGGGATAG
- a CDS encoding EVE domain-containing protein: MAYWLMKSEPDELSIKGLEKLGKARWDGVRNYQARNFLRAMAAGDEFFFYHSSCPEPGIAGIGKIIEAAYPDPTALEPESHYFDPKATPEKNAWSAIDVAHVETFNRVLKLDYLKQQSALAEMPLVQKGSRLSVMPVTAEQWAAVIALKP, from the coding sequence ATGGCCTACTGGCTGATGAAATCCGAGCCCGACGAGCTCTCGATCAAGGGTTTGGAAAAGCTCGGCAAAGCGCGCTGGGACGGGGTTCGCAACTACCAGGCACGCAATTTCCTGCGGGCCATGGCGGCGGGGGACGAGTTCTTTTTCTATCACTCCAGCTGCCCGGAGCCAGGCATTGCCGGGATCGGCAAAATCATCGAAGCCGCGTACCCGGATCCCACCGCACTGGAACCGGAAAGCCACTATTTCGACCCGAAAGCCACGCCGGAGAAAAATGCCTGGAGCGCGATTGATGTCGCCCACGTGGAGACTTTCAACCGGGTCTTGAAGCTGGATTATCTGAAACAGCAGAGCGCGTTGGCCGAGATGCCACTGGTACAAAAGGGTTCGCGACTGTCGGTGATGCCGGTGACGGCCGAGCAGTGGGCGGCGGTGATCGCGTTGAAACCCTGA
- a CDS encoding flagellar basal body-associated protein FliL: MKAWIMLLLALSLPVAALAEEAKEGEAPKVNYITLSPPFVGNYGLDGTPKLKVYKADVALRVTGEEATKLVKANEPLIRNQLVALFTQQTTDAMGSIEGKEKLRQEALKQTQQVMNDETGKPVVEDLLFNNLIIQ, encoded by the coding sequence GTGAAAGCGTGGATCATGTTGTTGCTGGCCCTGTCTCTGCCTGTGGCAGCGCTGGCCGAAGAAGCCAAAGAAGGCGAGGCGCCGAAGGTCAACTACATCACCCTGAGTCCGCCGTTCGTGGGCAACTACGGGCTCGATGGCACTCCGAAGCTCAAGGTCTACAAGGCCGATGTGGCACTGCGGGTGACCGGTGAAGAGGCGACCAAACTGGTCAAGGCCAACGAACCGCTGATCCGCAATCAGCTGGTGGCGCTGTTCACTCAGCAGACGACTGATGCGATGGGCAGCATCGAAGGCAAGGAAAAGCTGCGTCAGGAAGCCTTGAAGCAGACCCAGCAAGTGATGAATGACGAAACCGGCAAGCCGGTGGTTGAAGATCTGTTGTTCAACAACCTGATCATTCAGTAA